In Symphalangus syndactylus isolate Jambi chromosome 14, NHGRI_mSymSyn1-v2.1_pri, whole genome shotgun sequence, one DNA window encodes the following:
- the ARHGDIA gene encoding rho GDP-dissociation inhibitor 1 isoform X3, producing the protein MAEQEPTAEQLAQIAAENEEDEHSVNYKPPAQKSIQEIQELDKDDESLRKYKEALLGRVAVSADPNVPNVVVTGLTLVCSSAPGPLELDLTGDLESFKKQSFVLKEGVEYRIKISFRVNREIVSGMKYIQHTYRKGVKNDDKTDHLSWEWNLTIKKDWKD; encoded by the exons ATGGCTGAGCAGGAACCCACAGCCGAGCAGCTGGCCCAGATTGCAGCGGAGAACGAGGAGGATGAGCATTCGGTCAACTACAAGCCCCCGGCCCAGAAGAGCATCCAGGAGATCCAGGAGCTGGACAAGGATGACGAGAGCCTGCGAAAGTACAAGGAGGCCCTACTGGGCCGCGTGGCCGTTTCCGCAG ACCCCAACGTCCCCAACGTCGTCGTGACTGGCCTGACCCTGGTGTGCAGCTCGGCCCCGGGCCCCCTGGAGCTGGACCTGACAG GTGACCTGGAGAGCTTCAAGAAGCAGTCGTTTGTGCTGAAGGAGGGTGTGGAGTACCGGATAAAAATCTCTTTCCGG GTTAACAGAGAGATAGTGTCCGGCATGAAGTACATACAGCACACGTACAGGAAAGGCGTCAAGA ACGACGACAAGACCGACCACCTGTCCTGGGAGTGGAATCTCACCATCAAGAAGGACTGGAAGGACTGA
- the ARHGDIA gene encoding rho GDP-dissociation inhibitor 1 isoform X2 — MAEQEPTAEQLAQIAAENEEDEHSVNYKPPAQKSIQEIQELDKDDESLRKYKEALLGRVAVSADPNVPNVVVTGLTLVCSSAPGPLELDLTGDLESFKKQSFVLKEGVEYRIKISFRVNREIVSGMKYIQHTYRKGVKIDKTDYMVGSYGPRAEEYEFLTPVEEAPKGMLARGSYSIKSRFTDDDKTDHLSWEWNLTIKKDWKD, encoded by the exons ATGGCTGAGCAGGAACCCACAGCCGAGCAGCTGGCCCAGATTGCAGCGGAGAACGAGGAGGATGAGCATTCGGTCAACTACAAGCCCCCGGCCCAGAAGAGCATCCAGGAGATCCAGGAGCTGGACAAGGATGACGAGAGCCTGCGAAAGTACAAGGAGGCCCTACTGGGCCGCGTGGCCGTTTCCGCAG ACCCCAACGTCCCCAACGTCGTCGTGACTGGCCTGACCCTGGTGTGCAGCTCGGCCCCGGGCCCCCTGGAGCTGGACCTGACAG GTGACCTGGAGAGCTTCAAGAAGCAGTCGTTTGTGCTGAAGGAGGGTGTGGAGTACCGGATAAAAATCTCTTTCCGG GTTAACAGAGAGATAGTGTCCGGCATGAAGTACATACAGCACACGTACAGGAAAGGCGTCAAGA TTGACAAGACTGACTACATGGTAGGCAGCTATGGGCCCCGGGCCGAGGAGTACGAGTTCCTGACCCCCGTGGAGGAAGCACCCAAGGGTATGCTGGCCCGGGGCAGCTACAGCATCAAGTCCCGCTTCACAGACGACGACAAGACCGACCACCTGTCCTGGGAGTGGAATCTCACCATCAAGAAGGACTGGAAGGACTGA
- the ARHGDIA gene encoding rho GDP-dissociation inhibitor 1 isoform X1: MAEQEPTAEQLAQIAAENEEDEHSVNYKPPAQKSIQEIQELDKDDESLRKYKEALLGRVAVSADPNVPNVVVTGLTLVCSSAPGPLELDLTGDLESFKKQSFVLKEGVEYRIKISFRVNREIVSGMKYIQHTYRKGVKIDKTDYMVGSYGPRAEEYEFLTPVEEAPKGFISPSHPRPGFRRERSSHSPGPVVAPGHVRLLLRGGAGVWDAGPCGGRAVLQPRCSLASPLVAVSPV, translated from the exons ATGGCTGAGCAGGAACCCACAGCCGAGCAGCTGGCCCAGATTGCAGCGGAGAACGAGGAGGATGAGCATTCGGTCAACTACAAGCCCCCGGCCCAGAAGAGCATCCAGGAGATCCAGGAGCTGGACAAGGATGACGAGAGCCTGCGAAAGTACAAGGAGGCCCTACTGGGCCGCGTGGCCGTTTCCGCAG ACCCCAACGTCCCCAACGTCGTCGTGACTGGCCTGACCCTGGTGTGCAGCTCGGCCCCGGGCCCCCTGGAGCTGGACCTGACAG GTGACCTGGAGAGCTTCAAGAAGCAGTCGTTTGTGCTGAAGGAGGGTGTGGAGTACCGGATAAAAATCTCTTTCCGG GTTAACAGAGAGATAGTGTCCGGCATGAAGTACATACAGCACACGTACAGGAAAGGCGTCAAGA TTGACAAGACTGACTACATGGTAGGCAGCTATGGGCCCCGGGCCGAGGAGTACGAGTTCCTGACCCCCGTGGAGGAAGCACCCAAGG GTTTTATCTCCCCGTCACACCCGAGGCCTGGCTTCAGAAGGGAGCGGAGCAGCCATTCTCCAGGCCCCGTGGTTGCCCCTGGACATGTGCGTCTGCTGCTCCGGGGTGGAGCTGGGGTGTGGGATGCAGGGCCTTGTGGGGGCCGGGCCGTCCTCCAGCCCCGCTGCTCCCTGGCCAGCCCCCTTGTCGCTGTCAGTCCCGTCTAA
- the LOC129462911 gene encoding uncharacterized protein, whose amino-acid sequence MPDAEQAGRFGWRRRDSGGNENARWSRPRLYKSWVPGAPAPRPRALAAARTRPWGLPSIGRRTSRLVFAALGLDTHTRPGPGFGNASEGSLAFARDWPRTSRSLPGSAPPDWPRDARTLRVPSSNVAVGRSSRSRGGAAAAPPKPLVLHSDWTAYPTGTPPRTRAGSWGDAISGARVKRAAAALEGGVGHLGAAVGSVCDSRPGPTRSARSRETPTEAWRQGLGTGIVRTGRGTLGGDESTGRGLGEWGWRDGREGQELGAWDLPAPKPQEDAAHAWSGRRKDAMVGLGDLAAVTQLWKYPGRWALLHSEGSSWVYLPTRPATEAPEHLKCGQSTRDGLCLPSPFLLTFLRWESAPPLILKLKLVRQNGGTPTLNVYTLTAIAS is encoded by the exons ATGCCGGACGCGGAGCAGGCGGGGCGCTTCGGTTGGCGCCGCCGGGACAGCGGGGGCAACGAGAACGCGCGCTGGTCCCGGCCTCGCCTTTATAAATCCTGGGTCCCGGGCGCGCCTGCCCCCCGCCCGCGCGCGCTGGCCGCGGCGCGCACGCGCCCCTGGGGCCTACCTTCGATTGGCCGGCGGACTTCGAGGCTCGTCTTTGCCGCTCTCGGATTGGACACTCACACTAGGCCTGGCCCCGGATTCGGAAACGCTTCTGAGGGTTCCCTGGCCTTCGCCCGGGATTGGCCGAGGACCTCGCGCTCGCT CCCGGGCTCTGCGCCTCCTGATTGGCCAAGGGATGCGCGCACTCTGCGCGTTCCTTCGTCGAACGTGGCAGTGGGGCGGAGTTCCCGGTCTAGGGGCGGAGCTGCGGCTGCGCCTCCGAAACCCCTCGTGTTGCATTCTGACTGGACCGCGTACCCAACTGGCACGCCCCCCCGGACCCGGGCCGGAAGCTGGGGTGACGCAATTTCCGGCGCGCGTGTCAAGCGTGCGGCGGCGGCCCTGGAAGGTGGGGTCGGCCATCTAGGGGCGGCGGTGGGCTCGGTGTGTGATAGCCGGCCCGGTCCGACGCGCTCCGCGAGGTCACGCGAGACACCCACCGAGGCATGGCGGCAGGGCCTGGGCACGGGAATCGTGCGCACAGGGCGAGGAACCCTCGGAGGGGATGAGAGCACAGGGCGGGGGTTAGGAGAATGGGGCTGGAGAGACGGGCGGGAGGGGCAGGAACTGGGCGCCTGGGACCTGCCGGCTCCCAAGCCCCAGGAAGACGCTGCCCATGCGTGGAGCGGCCGCAGGAAAG ATGCTATGGTCGGCTTAGGAGACCTCGCAGCCGTTACACAGCTGTGGAAATACCCTGGGCGCTGGGCGCTGCTTCACTCCGAAGGCAGCAGCTGGGTTTACCTCCCGACTCGACCCGCCACTGAGGCtcctgagcacttgaaatgtggccagtccACCCGAGACGGGCT GTGCCTGCCCTCTCCGTTCCTCCTCACTTTCCTCCGCTGGGAATCGGCACCACCACTGATTTTAAAGTTGAAACTTGTCAGGCAAAACGGAGGTACTCCCACGTTAAATGTATACACGTTGACTGCAATAGCATCCTGA